The Elusimicrobiota bacterium genome includes the window GATCTTTCATCTCATCACCAGATTATCTGCATTACCCATCTCCCCCAAATCGCAGCGTTCGGCAGACAAAATATCCAGGTTACTAAAGAGATTTCTCAAAATTCTACCCGTATAATGACTCGCATTCTTTCAGGGCCTGAAAGAATTGAAGAAATAGCAAGAATGCTTTCAGGGGAAAGTGTAACAGCTTCCGCGCGAAAACATGCCCAAGAACTTATATCAAACGCTCAAGTATAAAATTCTTTTATCCGCCTTCGCACCGTCCGCCAATGGCGGAGGCAGGGAAAACTCCTAATTTCTTTTAGGAGATGCTCGCCAATTGGCGAAGTCTCGCCTATGGCGGAAATGCGAAGAAGGAACCCCTGCTTAGTTTTGCTTCCCTACAGTTTTCTTCGAAAACTAATCGCAGGGACAAGTAGCAAAACTAGGGGGTAAGCTTCGGCGCCGCGCCTGCCGGCGGGCAGGGATTTCGCCCGCCTAGCATCGAGGCTGGCAGCGAGGCGAGCCGAAGAAACCAAAGATACTATGGTCGTAAGACCGTAGAGCTTCATATAAAAGGCAGCATAAGAATAGTTTGACAGCCTTGCCAATCTTATATATAATAGATATATAAGTAAAGATAACCATGAAACAGGAGATGACAATGGAAGAAAAAAAATTATTTGACAAGGAAGCATTTGTAAACAGTATCCTAATTTCAAAACTTACCAAAAACAGTCTTGAAGAACTCAGGTTTTCGCTTTTAAAAAATAATCTCATTGATGTAAGGATTCATTTCTATTTTCCGGGCCTTAGCGAACCAAAACCGACAAAAAAAGGGATATGGCTTTCATTTGACCAAGTGAAAAACATTCTTCAAGTCTTTGAAAAGTTCGTAAAAAATGAAATAAGCGATTTAGATTTTGAAATGGAAAGATCGGAAAAAGAAAAAATCAAAGTATATACCGGAAAATTCAAAGGGAAGAAAATAGCCCATATTCGCCTTTTTTATCTCAAAAAAGACGAGTTTAATCCAGGCAAAGGGGTTTCATTCCCGATTTCGCTGATTAACGAAGTGACCGAATCTTTCAAAAAGGTTATGGAATATAACAAATAAGAAAGAAGCGTTCTTTTATGAATATAAGGTTTAATCCGTGTGCTTTGTTTGTTATAACTGCTCTTTTTATTGGATGTGCAAGCCCATCTAAATTTGTTAAAGGTTTTCTAGGAATATCAGTTGAAAACCTAAGGAATCAAAAAGAAGGAAGATTTTCCACGGCTTTAGAGATTCCTTACAACGAGTGTTATGCAAAGGCGCTTTTAGTGCTTAAAGACATGAAAGTTGAGGTATTTGTTGAAGACAAAAAAAATCGTTGCATTGGGGCAAGCAAATTTGACGGCGTATTTCCTTATTGTCTCAGCGCAACTGAAGTCGGGGTTTTTTTTGAATATAAAGATGAGCTTTCAACAAGGATTGATGTGGTTTCAAAAAACCATAGGTTGGCAGAATTTGTTTTAGATAAAATTCAATCAAAGTTTAATGCTAAGGCAGGTTAAGAGTAGGACAGGTTAAGCTTTAGAGAACAAAAGGCCGAGAGCAAAACATATTTAATTTAAGAAAAGGATTTTTCCTCAATCTTAATCTCAACCTCAACCTGTTTTTATCTCAACCTGCAACTAATTAAGGAGGCAGAAATGAGCGACAGGCTTTATTTGAAAGGCGATGCTGTACGATTCGGCTGGGAAAAAGTAAAAGCCAGGCTTTTATTTTTTGTTCTTATTTCGTTGACTGTTATTTTTGTTAATGTTTTACCCCAAATATCTGATCAGCTGTGGGGGCCGAGCCTTATTTTAGGGATAGTATTTTTTCTTATTAAGACCTTCATAGACATAGGTATGACAAAAGTTTCCTTGAATTTTGTTGGCGACATTAAAACAGAATACTCGGTTTTATTTTCCGGCATGCCTTATTACCTAAGATACTTAGGCACGGTAATAGTTTTTATGGTGTTGACTCTTATTGGATTTATCCTGCTTATTATACCGGGCATCATAGTCGGCGTAAGGTTAATGTTTTTTGGCCCTTTAGTAATTGATAAGGGGCTTGCTCCCATAGAAGCTTTAAAAAGAAGTTTTGAAATTACAAAAGGGAAATTTTGGGACTTATTATTATTGTCGCTGATTATTTTTGGTATAAATATTTTAGGCATCCTTTGTTTAGGAGTAGGCCTTTTAGTGACTTTACCGTTGACTTCAATAGCTATAATTTATGTTTACAGAAAACTTGAAGGGAAATAAAGAAACTGAATAGTTTTTAAATGTTTTACTAAAGTCCAGAGCAAAAATAAAATTTAAATTTTAAAATTGTTCTGGACTTTTTTATTGATTATGATGAAAAAGATTTTTCTGATAAAGACAATATTTTTAACATTTATTTTAATTTTAGGCTGTAATATTAAGCCTGACAAGGCTGTTCTAAGTGAATGGAAAGAATTGGAAACCAGTGTGAGGGATCAAAAGATTATTAAAAAAAATGCCGAACTAAAATTGAAGTCTTTGCTTAAAAAGTTTTCTTCTTTTGAAAATCTGGGATTTAGAGAAATTGAATGGGCCTTTCCTGTTTTGGACAAAGATCAAAATTTGTCCAAAGAAAAATTCAGTCCAGATATTGAATACGGGCCGTATGGAGTGAAAGGATACGATTTTTTTGACGGTAACAGGCATGGCGGCCATCCCGCATATGACATTTTTGTTCCTGACAATAATCTAGATTCAATTAACGATAAAACAGGAAAATATTCTTCGGTAGCAGCTGTAACTGATATGCTTGTGCTGTCTTTAAATAATGATTGGAAGCCGGGCAGTAACTTAAGGGGAGGAAACTACATCTGGCTTATAAATCCGAAAGAAAAAAAGTTGTTTTACTATGCTCACCTAAATGAAATATTTGTAAAGGAAGGAGAATTTATAAAAGGTGGGCAGGTTCTGGGTAATATCGGAAGGACAGGTTTTCTTGCCTATAAAAAAAGCTCGCCTACGCATCTCCATCTCATGGTTTTAGATTACAAAAACGGAAATTTAAAACCATTTGATTATTCTGAAAAATATCAGAAAAAAGAAAATAGTAAACCCCGTTAGAAAAGGGAGTTTTCCAAAGAATGAAGATGGCGGCTTTATACTGCCTTCAACAACATAGATACAAACCACCGACAAGAGTCGGCAACATTCTCTAACGGGGTAAATAATCGTCTATTTTCTGAATTTTTCCACAGATATTCCTTTTAAACCCAAATCTATTGATATCATGCCGGATTGATTAAGCGAATAAACTTTCTT containing:
- a CDS encoding PC4/YdbC family ssDNA-binding protein — encoded protein: MEEKKLFDKEAFVNSILISKLTKNSLEELRFSLLKNNLIDVRIHFYFPGLSEPKPTKKGIWLSFDQVKNILQVFEKFVKNEISDLDFEMERSEKEKIKVYTGKFKGKKIAHIRLFYLKKDEFNPGKGVSFPISLINEVTESFKKVMEYNK
- a CDS encoding DUF975 family protein, with amino-acid sequence MSDRLYLKGDAVRFGWEKVKARLLFFVLISLTVIFVNVLPQISDQLWGPSLILGIVFFLIKTFIDIGMTKVSLNFVGDIKTEYSVLFSGMPYYLRYLGTVIVFMVLTLIGFILLIIPGIIVGVRLMFFGPLVIDKGLAPIEALKRSFEITKGKFWDLLLLSLIIFGINILGILCLGVGLLVTLPLTSIAIIYVYRKLEGK
- a CDS encoding M23 family metallopeptidase, with protein sequence MMKKIFLIKTIFLTFILILGCNIKPDKAVLSEWKELETSVRDQKIIKKNAELKLKSLLKKFSSFENLGFREIEWAFPVLDKDQNLSKEKFSPDIEYGPYGVKGYDFFDGNRHGGHPAYDIFVPDNNLDSINDKTGKYSSVAAVTDMLVLSLNNDWKPGSNLRGGNYIWLINPKEKKLFYYAHLNEIFVKEGEFIKGGQVLGNIGRTGFLAYKKSSPTHLHLMVLDYKNGNLKPFDYSEKYQKKENSKPR